One segment of Vibrio gazogenes DNA contains the following:
- a CDS encoding PLP-dependent aminotransferase family protein — translation MLSQYIHLDPQDSKTLQDQIKSSLAKAIFDGFIPKQSPLASSRKLAKDLHVSRNTILRVYEQLTEEGILVSIERKGYFVNPTLDISVTQLASATPQEQSTQLDWSRYLNAENSVSEREAKDLKNYPYLFVSGVVDEDLFPVSEWRKCSIQSLNRINHRTWTSNDSDYDDLIEQIRTRVLTKRGIFVNRDNIAITLGCQNSLYYLSKLLISADSSIAVENPGYPEALHQFQARRAEIVPINVDQEGMVIDERLTGCQLVYTTPSNQFPTTVRLSASRRRKLLTLAEEHDFLIIEDDFEHDINFIEDTCPPLKSESSSERIIYISSFSSTIAPGLRLGYIVAPAPLISQIKALQFRTHSLPPKNNCQTLALFLSLGYYDALAQKMLKRYRQKWLTMEKALNYYFPQSGVTPSLAGTAFWIDYKQGFDAKRFEQLAEQHGILINNGAKYYYCDERTNSFRLCFQSIGTEQIREGIALLSQIAKQVMPIETLEECQQPPLHSKAIRHLLKNQTLLTKDCFNIPYRITFQADGKMTGISDRPNDMDEGYWWVEHDQFVYQWRNWQFSDIRKITIVVENGEVKRFDEDGYFIGEAQLISSQMG, via the coding sequence ATGCTAAGCCAGTATATCCACCTTGATCCGCAGGATTCAAAAACACTGCAAGATCAAATCAAAAGCAGCCTTGCCAAAGCAATCTTCGATGGCTTCATTCCAAAGCAATCTCCCCTTGCCTCTTCACGTAAGTTAGCCAAAGATCTTCATGTTTCCAGAAACACGATTTTGCGCGTATACGAGCAGTTGACCGAAGAAGGGATCCTCGTCTCCATTGAACGCAAAGGCTATTTTGTCAATCCCACGCTGGATATTTCCGTTACCCAGCTCGCTTCAGCAACACCACAAGAACAATCAACTCAGCTCGATTGGAGTCGCTATCTGAACGCTGAAAACAGTGTTTCGGAACGCGAAGCCAAAGATCTCAAAAATTATCCTTATCTCTTTGTCAGTGGCGTTGTTGATGAGGACTTATTCCCGGTGTCTGAATGGCGCAAATGCAGTATTCAGTCACTCAATCGCATCAATCATCGCACTTGGACATCAAATGACTCAGACTATGATGATCTGATTGAACAGATCCGCACCCGCGTATTGACCAAGCGTGGCATATTTGTCAATCGAGATAATATCGCCATTACTCTCGGATGCCAGAACAGCCTCTATTATTTGTCAAAACTGCTCATCTCGGCCGATTCCTCAATTGCAGTTGAGAATCCCGGTTATCCCGAGGCATTGCACCAGTTTCAGGCCAGACGTGCTGAGATTGTGCCGATCAATGTGGATCAAGAAGGAATGGTGATTGATGAACGACTTACCGGCTGCCAACTGGTTTATACCACCCCAAGCAATCAATTTCCGACCACAGTACGCCTGTCTGCCAGTCGGCGTAGGAAACTCCTTACGTTGGCTGAAGAGCATGACTTCTTGATCATTGAAGATGATTTTGAACATGATATCAATTTCATTGAAGACACCTGCCCACCACTGAAAAGTGAATCATCCAGTGAGCGTATTATTTATATCTCCAGTTTTTCTTCGACAATTGCTCCGGGGTTGCGACTCGGATATATCGTGGCCCCCGCTCCCCTGATTTCACAGATCAAAGCCCTTCAGTTCAGAACACATAGCTTACCGCCGAAGAACAACTGTCAAACCCTTGCCTTGTTTCTCAGCCTCGGATATTACGATGCACTGGCTCAAAAAATGCTCAAACGTTATCGGCAAAAATGGCTGACGATGGAAAAGGCGCTGAATTACTATTTCCCACAATCAGGTGTGACACCGTCGTTGGCAGGGACGGCTTTCTGGATCGACTATAAACAGGGATTCGATGCTAAAAGGTTTGAACAACTGGCTGAACAGCATGGTATTTTGATCAATAATGGCGCCAAATACTATTACTGCGATGAGCGGACCAATAGCTTTCGGCTGTGCTTCCAATCCATCGGGACAGAACAGATCCGGGAAGGGATTGCGCTCCTTTCCCAAATCGCCAAACAGGTTATGCCGATCGAAACCCTTGAGGAATGTCAGCAACCGCCACTCCATAGCAAAGCGATTCGTCATCTGTTGAAAAATCAAACCCTCTTAACTAAAGACTGTTTTAATATTCCGTACCGAATCACCTTTCAGGCTGACGGCAAAATGACGGGGATCTCTGATCGTCCTAATGACATGGATGAGGGCTATTGGTGGGTTGAACACGATCAGTTTGTTTACCAATGGCGTAACTGGCAGTTTTCAGATATCCGAAAAATCACCATCGTTGTCGAGAACGGGGAAGTGAAACGATTTGATGAAGATGGCTACTTTATTGGCGAAGCGCAGCTCATATCCAGTCAAATGGGATAA
- the gabT gene encoding 4-aminobutyrate--2-oxoglutarate transaminase, with the protein MTNMEWQARKEKVVAKGMANLAPIYAANAKNALITDIEGKTYIDFAAGIAVNNTGHSHPQIIEAVKKQLDNFSHTCSMVTPYASFVELAEKIVAKTPGNFEKKAAFVTTGAEAVENAVKIARAHTGRSGVIAFKGGFHGRTNMCMGLTGKVAPYKTGFGPFPNEIYHLPFPNDYHGVTEAQSLSALDDLFACDIEPSRIAAIIFEPIQGEGGFYQAPASWAQKIREICDKHGIVLICDEIQTGFARTGKMFATEYLGIEADLFTMAKGIAGGFPLSGVVGKAEIMDAANPGGVGGTYAGSPLACVAALEVLDIIEKENLCERAQHIGLQFKEQLTELQKEIPQIGDIRQVGAMIAIEFNDPDNGAPLADLTKQLVVKSNHAGVILLSCGVKGNVIRFLPPLTIEPELIVKGIEIIKAELQALLAH; encoded by the coding sequence ATGACAAATATGGAATGGCAAGCCCGTAAGGAAAAAGTCGTTGCAAAAGGGATGGCTAACCTGGCGCCGATTTACGCGGCAAATGCTAAAAATGCGCTCATCACAGATATTGAAGGCAAAACGTATATCGACTTTGCCGCAGGGATTGCCGTGAATAATACCGGCCATTCTCATCCGCAGATTATTGAAGCCGTTAAAAAGCAGTTAGACAACTTCAGTCATACCTGTTCAATGGTCACGCCTTATGCGAGCTTTGTTGAACTGGCTGAAAAAATCGTGGCAAAAACACCGGGAAATTTTGAGAAAAAAGCGGCATTCGTGACCACCGGTGCTGAAGCGGTAGAAAATGCGGTGAAAATTGCGCGGGCACATACCGGCCGTTCGGGCGTCATAGCCTTTAAAGGCGGCTTCCATGGTCGGACAAACATGTGTATGGGACTTACCGGAAAAGTCGCGCCCTACAAAACTGGTTTTGGGCCGTTTCCAAACGAAATCTATCACCTGCCATTCCCGAATGACTATCATGGCGTCACTGAAGCGCAAAGCCTGAGTGCTTTGGACGATTTATTCGCTTGTGATATCGAGCCGAGCCGTATCGCGGCAATCATTTTCGAGCCGATTCAGGGAGAAGGCGGGTTCTATCAGGCACCTGCATCTTGGGCACAGAAAATCCGCGAAATATGTGATAAACACGGTATTGTTTTAATCTGTGACGAAATTCAGACCGGATTTGCCCGAACCGGCAAAATGTTTGCGACAGAATACCTCGGCATTGAAGCAGATCTGTTCACGATGGCTAAAGGTATTGCCGGGGGATTCCCATTGTCCGGTGTTGTCGGTAAAGCAGAAATTATGGATGCTGCCAATCCCGGAGGCGTCGGTGGGACTTATGCAGGATCACCGCTCGCTTGTGTTGCTGCGTTAGAAGTGCTCGATATCATTGAAAAAGAAAATCTCTGTGAAAGAGCGCAACATATTGGCTTGCAATTTAAGGAACAATTGACCGAATTGCAAAAAGAGATTCCTCAAATTGGTGACATCCGTCAAGTCGGGGCCATGATTGCCATCGAATTCAATGATCCCGACAATGGTGCACCTCTTGCTGATTTAACCAAACAGCTTGTGGTAAAAAGTAACCATGCCGGTGTGATTTTGTTATCTTGTGGGGTAAAAGGAAATGTGATTCGCTTCCTACCACCATTGACGATTGAGCCGGAACTGATCGTCAAAGGTATTGAAATCATCAAAGCAGAATTACAAGCGTTGCTCGCTCACTAA
- a CDS encoding NAD-dependent succinate-semialdehyde dehydrogenase, protein MDQIVNKNLLKATCPFSEDAIAVLNPATDETLTYIPSVQTTDILTLIEQSKQAQQAWQQRSAAERSAILKRWYDLVVENSDDLARIMTLEQGKPLAEAKGEVMYGASFIQWFAEEGKRTYGDTIPAPTSNKRLMTIKQPVGVAAAITPWNFPIAMITRKAAPALAAGCSFIVKPANQTPLSAYAIAELAYAAGLPKELLIVVNNHSSVAVGDIFCSHDDIKKLSFTGSTQVGSHLIKQCAETIKRTSMELGGNAPFIVFDDADIDEAVKGAIASKFRNAGQTCVCANRFYVQDSVYDQFVEKFAKAVANLKVGNGVEPGVVIGPLIDMKAKNSVLGYINTAVEQGAKIAFGGRSLDGLFVEPTILTEVTQDMEIVHTELFGPVAPIVRFTNDDDLVEKANDTIYGLASYFYTNTLNRAFRIAEQLEYGMVGINEGIISNEVAPFGGVKQSGFGREGAKQGIDEYLNVKYLCFGGF, encoded by the coding sequence ATGGACCAAATTGTTAACAAAAACTTACTCAAGGCAACGTGTCCTTTCAGTGAAGATGCGATTGCAGTCCTCAATCCGGCAACCGATGAAACGCTGACTTACATTCCTTCGGTTCAAACAACGGATATCCTTACTTTGATTGAGCAATCAAAGCAGGCTCAACAAGCTTGGCAGCAGCGTTCAGCCGCAGAACGATCAGCAATTTTAAAGCGCTGGTATGATCTTGTGGTTGAAAACAGTGATGATCTCGCCAGAATTATGACGCTCGAACAAGGGAAACCCTTGGCGGAAGCCAAAGGCGAAGTCATGTACGGTGCATCTTTCATTCAGTGGTTTGCAGAAGAAGGAAAACGCACCTACGGTGATACAATTCCGGCACCGACGTCGAACAAACGTTTAATGACCATTAAACAGCCGGTTGGTGTCGCTGCGGCGATCACCCCTTGGAATTTCCCCATCGCAATGATCACTCGTAAGGCAGCCCCCGCGCTGGCGGCTGGGTGTAGTTTTATCGTCAAACCCGCCAACCAAACCCCGCTTTCTGCCTATGCCATTGCAGAACTAGCGTACGCAGCAGGATTGCCAAAAGAGCTCTTAATTGTGGTGAACAACCACTCTTCAGTGGCTGTTGGTGATATTTTCTGTAGTCATGATGATATTAAGAAGTTGTCTTTCACAGGCTCGACTCAAGTGGGTAGTCACCTGATCAAACAGTGTGCAGAAACCATCAAGCGTACCTCAATGGAATTAGGCGGCAACGCACCGTTTATCGTCTTTGATGATGCAGATATCGATGAAGCGGTCAAAGGTGCCATCGCCTCAAAATTCCGTAATGCCGGACAGACCTGTGTGTGTGCAAACCGCTTCTATGTTCAGGACAGCGTTTACGATCAATTCGTTGAAAAATTTGCCAAAGCCGTGGCAAACCTGAAAGTCGGTAATGGCGTGGAACCCGGTGTCGTTATCGGTCCGCTGATCGATATGAAAGCGAAAAACAGCGTATTGGGCTATATCAATACAGCCGTCGAACAAGGCGCAAAAATCGCATTTGGCGGCCGCTCTTTGGACGGTCTCTTCGTTGAACCGACCATTCTGACTGAAGTCACTCAAGACATGGAGATTGTCCATACCGAATTATTCGGTCCGGTCGCTCCAATTGTTCGCTTTACCAATGATGATGACCTGGTCGAAAAAGCCAACGATACGATTTACGGATTAGCCAGTTACTTCTACACCAATACGCTGAATCGCGCATTTCGTATTGCCGAGCAGCTTGAATACGGCATGGTTGGGATTAATGAAGGCATTATCTCCAATGAAGTCGCGCCATTCGGTGGTGTAAAACAATCCGGCTTTGGCCGGGAGGGTGCCAAACAAGGGATTGATGAATATCTCAATGTTAAATATCTCTGCTTTGGTGGCTTCTGA
- a CDS encoding TRAP transporter substrate-binding protein: protein MFGLKGKKLAKALLAVTLGVSALASSTVSFAAEYNWRFANLYGRGTAFGAVYEDLAKNIETMSNGRIAVQVLYSGEGVGTSGILGAVRSGLITMGAPFQPMHAGEFPAGVVEVGLPGGTSDASELMTLFHERGWGDVLKKAYASQGIVWLEPYIQPPVYIITKKPINSIADFKGMKIRAPGAYGKFLRNLGAAPVSLSWSEIYTSLATGVIDGSIGSNMIDHRDGNHVEVAKYMYPLPIAGAQVLPIIVNQKAWNKLPKDLQAIVKGATAEHAIEQLTKSKLWESQAVAEMEAKGLKWSPEPSEADKKAWKAAGVSLAQEYASADPYSKQLVEILNKKQ from the coding sequence ATGTTTGGGTTAAAGGGAAAGAAGCTTGCGAAGGCATTACTGGCAGTCACGCTGGGTGTCAGCGCACTTGCGAGTTCTACGGTTAGTTTTGCCGCTGAATATAATTGGCGCTTTGCAAATTTATATGGCCGCGGTACTGCATTTGGTGCCGTTTATGAAGACTTGGCGAAAAATATTGAAACCATGTCCAATGGCCGCATTGCTGTGCAAGTTCTGTACTCCGGAGAAGGTGTGGGTACCAGTGGTATCTTAGGTGCTGTACGTTCCGGTCTGATTACAATGGGAGCACCTTTCCAACCGATGCACGCGGGTGAGTTTCCGGCTGGGGTTGTGGAAGTTGGTTTGCCTGGTGGAACATCGGATGCCAGTGAACTCATGACATTATTTCATGAACGGGGCTGGGGCGATGTGTTGAAGAAAGCCTATGCCTCTCAGGGGATCGTTTGGCTGGAACCTTATATTCAACCCCCCGTTTATATCATTACCAAAAAACCAATCAACTCGATTGCTGACTTTAAAGGCATGAAAATTCGTGCGCCGGGTGCTTATGGTAAGTTCCTGCGTAATCTCGGTGCGGCACCTGTTTCTCTGTCTTGGAGTGAAATCTATACGTCACTGGCAACCGGCGTTATTGATGGCTCTATCGGTTCAAATATGATTGACCACCGCGATGGTAACCATGTGGAAGTTGCAAAATACATGTATCCGCTACCCATTGCCGGCGCTCAGGTGTTGCCGATTATTGTCAACCAAAAAGCATGGAATAAATTGCCGAAAGATCTGCAAGCGATTGTGAAAGGTGCGACGGCCGAACATGCGATTGAGCAGTTGACTAAGTCAAAACTGTGGGAATCTCAGGCTGTGGCGGAGATGGAAGCCAAAGGATTGAAATGGAGTCCTGAGCCATCTGAAGCAGACAAAAAAGCTTGGAAAGCGGCCGGGGTGTCACTTGCACAGGAATATGCCAGTGCCGACCCTTACTCAAAACAGCTTGTTGAGATCCTCAATAAGAAGCAGTAA
- a CDS encoding TRAP transporter small permease subunit → MLESILRGYCQLVRYVVGLIGRSVSYLLPVLATIVAYEVFARYVIDRPTIWGYDTSLFLFGYIAALGGAYAQQREAHINVDIVHGKVSEKTRRIFDLITAVLAIGFLVVMIKTCYGMFLESLQYNYRTKSEWAPPMYHFWLMISVSASIFVAQYSTELISNLFFLITGRELSGTVHPHVSLDDQPFHVSLDDELFHAEEHPVEKSVCDKENSNGN, encoded by the coding sequence ATGCTTGAATCAATTTTAAGAGGATATTGCCAGTTAGTCAGATATGTGGTTGGCCTAATCGGGCGTTCGGTATCATATCTGCTTCCTGTATTAGCCACGATTGTTGCCTACGAAGTTTTCGCCCGTTATGTGATTGATAGACCAACTATTTGGGGGTATGACACTTCACTTTTTCTGTTTGGATATATTGCCGCTTTAGGCGGTGCATATGCGCAACAACGTGAAGCACACATTAACGTGGACATCGTACACGGTAAAGTCTCGGAAAAGACTCGCCGGATTTTTGACCTGATCACTGCGGTTTTGGCAATAGGATTTTTAGTGGTCATGATCAAAACTTGCTATGGCATGTTTTTGGAAAGCCTTCAATATAATTACAGAACCAAGAGTGAATGGGCCCCACCGATGTATCACTTCTGGCTGATGATCTCTGTATCCGCAAGCATTTTTGTTGCCCAATATTCAACTGAATTGATCAGTAACCTGTTTTTTCTCATCACAGGACGCGAATTGAGCGGAACTGTGCATCCGCATGTCAGCTTAGATGATCAGCCTTTCCATGTCAGTTTAGATGATGAGCTGTTTCATGCAGAGGAGCATCCGGTAGAGAAGTCCGTTTGTGACAAGGAGAATTCAAATGGGAATTGA
- a CDS encoding TRAP transporter large permease, with product MGIEMLTLVLLACILTAFVLGAQVGLALGGIAMGVGYLVWGEALFNIVPTTVESTFFNFILLAIPLYIYMGQILTRSGIGDAMFNASQLFIGRVRGSLAISVIGVCSMIGAMVGIIGAGIMTSSSIALKPMLDRGYDKKLALGVIMAGGSLGILIPPSIPMIMFASATQNSVGKMFLGAMIPALITIVLLITYVVISCKLNPERAPLDSDNDIQVPKGYERFKTIRDGASSLALIVVVLGSIIAGIATPTESGALGVMGAILLSILFKRFKPEMLRRSGMQTALLVSVAMWIILGASVFSNFHLLMGIQGMVSGFTQGLDLPPIMIIIMFQLIMLLLGFIIDEFIIVLMCAPIFTPVAVSLGYDPIWFGVLMILNIVIAVQTPPYGFALFYLKGIAPKGVTMMDLYKSVLPFITVQFIVLVICMIFPDLVTWLPNLVIH from the coding sequence ATGGGAATTGAGATGTTAACCCTTGTTTTGCTGGCATGTATTCTGACCGCTTTTGTGCTAGGTGCGCAGGTGGGACTGGCATTGGGCGGCATTGCCATGGGTGTCGGTTATCTGGTTTGGGGAGAGGCGCTGTTTAATATTGTGCCGACCACCGTTGAGAGTACATTTTTTAATTTTATTCTGTTAGCGATTCCACTTTATATTTACATGGGACAGATCCTCACCCGCTCCGGGATTGGGGATGCCATGTTTAATGCCAGTCAACTGTTTATCGGCCGAGTGCGCGGTTCTTTGGCCATTAGTGTCATTGGGGTTTGTTCCATGATTGGAGCCATGGTTGGCATCATCGGTGCCGGTATCATGACTTCCAGTAGTATTGCTCTCAAACCAATGCTTGATCGTGGCTATGACAAGAAGCTGGCTCTTGGGGTGATTATGGCTGGTGGCTCTTTGGGTATTCTTATTCCACCGAGTATTCCAATGATCATGTTTGCTTCGGCGACACAAAATTCAGTTGGCAAAATGTTCTTGGGAGCCATGATCCCCGCGCTGATTACGATTGTTCTGTTGATCACTTACGTGGTGATCTCTTGCAAATTGAATCCGGAACGGGCCCCGCTTGATTCTGACAACGATATTCAGGTGCCGAAAGGATACGAGCGGTTTAAGACTATCCGCGACGGTGCGTCGTCACTTGCTCTGATCGTGGTGGTTCTCGGCAGTATTATCGCCGGGATTGCAACACCGACTGAATCCGGGGCTTTGGGTGTGATGGGGGCGATCCTGTTATCGATCCTGTTTAAGCGTTTTAAACCGGAGATGCTCAGACGTTCGGGAATGCAAACCGCGCTGCTGGTGAGCGTAGCAATGTGGATTATTCTCGGTGCATCGGTTTTCAGTAATTTTCATTTACTGATGGGAATTCAAGGGATGGTGTCCGGCTTTACCCAAGGGTTGGATTTACCACCAATCATGATCATTATCATGTTCCAGCTGATCATGCTGTTACTGGGATTCATCATCGATGAATTTATCATTGTACTGATGTGTGCCCCAATATTTACGCCGGTTGCGGTATCACTTGGCTACGATCCGATTTGGTTCGGTGTGTTGATGATTCTGAATATTGTGATTGCTGTTCAGACACCACCGTACGGTTTTGCGTTGTTCTATCTGAAAGGAATTGCCCCGAAAGGGGTGACCATGATGGATCTGTATAAATCGGTATTACCGTTTATTACCGTACAGTTTATTGTGTTGGTCATTTGTATGATTTTCCCGGATCTGGTGACTTGGTTACCGAACTTGGTCATTCATTAA
- the serA gene encoding phosphoglycerate dehydrogenase, with translation MAKVSLEKNKIKILLLEGVHSSAVAVLQEAGYTNIEYHKGSLSEAKLLEAIQDAHFVGIRSRTNLTENVINAAKKLVGIGCFCIGTNQVDLSAAAKRGIPVFNAPFSNTRSVAELVMGEILLLLRGVPEKNALAHRGIWKKSADQSFEARGKNLGIIGYGHIGTQLGIIAENLGMRVYYYDIENKLSLGNSIQVASLAELLGKCDVITLHVPETPDTKNMISSKEFSQMRPNSIFINAARGTVVDIDALCGALESKQVTGAAIDVFPVEPKTNADPFESPLLQFDNVILTPHVGGSTQEAQENIGIEVAGKIVKYSDNGSTVSSVNLPEVSLPELRECSRLLHIHKNRPGILNQINTIFAEDGINIAAQYLQTSADVGYVVIDVETARSEEALRKLKKIEGTIRARILH, from the coding sequence ATGGCCAAGGTTTCATTGGAAAAAAACAAAATTAAAATTTTACTTCTTGAAGGTGTTCATAGCTCTGCAGTAGCGGTGCTTCAGGAAGCTGGCTATACCAATATCGAATATCACAAAGGTTCATTATCCGAAGCCAAACTATTAGAAGCCATTCAGGATGCTCATTTTGTCGGTATTCGTTCCCGTACCAACCTGACGGAGAATGTTATCAACGCAGCGAAGAAACTGGTTGGTATCGGTTGTTTTTGTATCGGAACCAATCAAGTTGATTTGAGTGCGGCGGCAAAACGCGGGATTCCGGTCTTCAATGCCCCCTTCTCCAATACCCGCAGTGTTGCCGAACTGGTTATGGGTGAAATTTTGCTACTGCTACGGGGCGTGCCTGAAAAAAATGCGTTAGCACACCGCGGTATCTGGAAAAAAAGTGCGGATCAAAGCTTCGAGGCTCGCGGGAAGAATCTCGGGATCATCGGCTATGGTCATATCGGTACGCAGCTGGGAATTATTGCTGAAAACTTAGGGATGCGGGTTTATTACTACGATATCGAGAACAAACTGTCTCTGGGCAATTCAATCCAAGTTGCTTCTCTGGCAGAGCTGCTCGGTAAATGCGATGTCATCACTCTGCATGTGCCTGAAACACCTGACACCAAAAATATGATTTCCAGTAAAGAATTCTCTCAAATGAGACCGAATTCAATTTTCATCAATGCGGCACGGGGAACTGTCGTCGATATTGATGCCCTATGTGGTGCATTGGAATCAAAACAAGTGACAGGGGCGGCAATCGACGTATTCCCGGTTGAACCAAAAACGAATGCAGACCCGTTCGAGTCCCCACTGCTTCAGTTTGACAACGTCATCCTGACTCCGCATGTCGGTGGCTCAACGCAAGAAGCGCAAGAAAATATCGGGATCGAAGTGGCAGGCAAGATTGTCAAATACTCTGATAATGGCTCGACCGTATCCAGTGTTAACCTACCAGAAGTATCGCTGCCAGAACTCAGAGAATGTTCTCGTCTGCTTCATATTCACAAAAACCGTCCGGGCATTCTCAATCAGATCAACACGATTTTCGCAGAGGATGGTATCAACATCGCCGCGCAGTATCTGCAAACTTCTGCTGATGTCGGTTATGTGGTCATTGACGTTGAAACAGCCCGCTCAGAAGAAGCATTGCGTAAGCTGAAGAAAATCGAAGGAACAATCCGCGCACGGATTCTGCATTAA